ACACACGGTCCACCTGTTATATCTATATTGAAATGGAAGAAGTTAAAACCTTCTCCTTTCAGTTTCTCATTTACATACTCCTGTGCCAGAGCATCATATTCCTCTTTTATTCTATCAACATGCTGCGGCAAAATAGCCCATGGACTGGTCTCATCCACAACAACGGGTTCAACAGATATCTCCTTTATACCAAGATTATAAAGGTGCAAAACATCTTTTGAAAAATCAAGGTTTCTGGAAGTAAAAGTTCCTCTTACATAATAAGTTTTCCCATTTCGCTTTTTTATAAACTTCAAAATATTCTGTGTAATAAGGTCATATGTGCCTCTGCCTTCTCTGTCAATGCGCATAAAATCATTTATCTCGGGTCTTCCGTCATGACTTAAAACCACATTGTCCATATTTTCATTCAGGTATTCAATTACCTCATCGCTGAGGGCAGTTGCATTGGTTGTCAGTGTAAAAGATATGTGCTTGTTGTACTTTTTCTCTTCTTCTCTTGCATATTCAACAATCTTTTTAACCACATCAAAGTTCAAAAGAGGCTCGCCACCAAAAAAGTCAACCTCAAGATTTTTCCTTGAGCCAGAGTTTTCAAGCAAAAAATCAATTGCCTTTTTGCCAACTTCAAGACTCATAAGCTTTCTTTCCTGCTTAAAACTTCCTGCAGAGGCAAAACAGTATCTGCATCTCAAATCGCAGTCGTGCGAAACATGAAGGCAGAGAGATTTTATGACAGGATTTCTCCTTTCAATCAGATTCAGATCTTTGTATTCGTCCTCTGTAAATAAAACTCCCTCTTCAATTAATTTTTTCACTTCATTTACCGCTTCCTCAATTTCAGCCTTTTCAAAATTTAAACTTTCATAAACCCCATCAAATGTCCTGTTTCTGTCAAAGTAATTTATAACATCAAACGCAACATCATCAACAGTAAAAATAGAACCAGAAGCAACATCCAGAACAATGTTCAAACCAAACTTCTTAAAAGCATGAACCATTTTTAAAATATTTTTCCTCCCACAAGATTAATAGAAGTATTCATAGACGGGCTGTCTAAACATAAGCCATGACAGCCCATCACATCCAAAAATTATTTTTTGTTTCTGCAAACCTGATTACCAACTGTGCAGGATGTTTTGCAAGCTGACTGGCAGGATGCCTGGCACTCACCGCATCCACCATTTACAACTGTTCTTGAAAGAGCATTTTTTGCAATGACTTTAATGTGTTTCATTTTCTTCTATACCCTCCTTTGCAATAAGTAATTCACTCAGCAAAAACTCCATTCAAATACAACACATAGTATTTTATCACAAAGTATTTAACAATACAATTTTACACAAAAAGAAAAAGAGGCTCTTTTATCGCCTCTTTTACTATTTATAAAACACATTTTTAACCTGCCAGAAAGCATTCTATCCTCTGTTCTTTCTGATTTCTTCCAATATTTCAGGAGCCTTACCGCTGCATCCAAGAACATTTCTCAGTTTGTGCTTTACCATCTCTTTGATTGCCTCTCTGCCATCCTTGAGATACTGTCTTGGGTCAAAATGGTCCGGATGCTCAAAAAGATGCTTTCTTATCGCTGCTGTCATTGCAAGTCTCAAGTCTGTGTCGATATTGATCTTTCTTACCCCAAGCTCAGCAGCTTTTCTCAGCATATCTTCAGGTACACCCTTCGCACCCGGGATATTTCCGCCGTATTTGTTGCACATTTCAACAAACTCCGGCAGGACTGTTGATGCACCATGAAGAACTATCGGAAAATCCTTTGGAAGCTTTTCAACAATCTTCTGGAGTCTTTCAAAGTCAAGCCTTGGTTCTCCTTTGAACTTGTAAGCACCGTGGCTTGTTCCAATTGCAACTGCCAGTGAATCAACACCCGTTCTTTCAACAAACTCTGCTGCCTGGTCAGGGTCTGTAAACGCCGCTTCATGCTCTGCAACCTTTACATTGTCTTCAATACCGGCAAGCTTACCAAGCTCTGCTTCAACCACAACTCCTCTTTCATGAGCATATTCAACAACCTTTCTGGTAAGAGCAATGTTCTCTTCAAAAGGCAATCTTGAACCATCAATCATGACAGAGGTGAAGCCCCCGTCAATACACGCCTTGCAAATCTCAAAGTCCTCGCCATGGTCAAGGTGAAGTGCGATTGGTAAATCCCCCGAATCTTCCAGAGCAGCTTCAACAAGCTTTACAAGATAAACATGCTTTGCATACTTTCTCGCACCTGCTGAAACCTGTAGGATAAGTGGTGCCTGCTCCTCCTTTGCCGCCTCAACAATCCCCTGGATGATCTCCATGTTGTTGACATTAAACGCTCCGATTGCATACCTTCCTTCTGCAGCCTTTTTGAACATCTCTTTTGTGGTAACAAGTGGCATTTTAAATTTAC
The Caldicellulosiruptor morganii DNA segment above includes these coding regions:
- the scfB gene encoding thioether cross-link-forming SCIFF peptide maturase; translation: MVHAFKKFGLNIVLDVASGSIFTVDDVAFDVINYFDRNRTFDGVYESLNFEKAEIEEAVNEVKKLIEEGVLFTEDEYKDLNLIERRNPVIKSLCLHVSHDCDLRCRYCFASAGSFKQERKLMSLEVGKKAIDFLLENSGSRKNLEVDFFGGEPLLNFDVVKKIVEYAREEEKKYNKHISFTLTTNATALSDEVIEYLNENMDNVVLSHDGRPEINDFMRIDREGRGTYDLITQNILKFIKKRNGKTYYVRGTFTSRNLDFSKDVLHLYNLGIKEISVEPVVVDETSPWAILPQHVDRIKEEYDALAQEYVNEKLKGEGFNFFHFNIDITGGPCVSKRLSGCGAGFEYVAVDPDGNIFPCHQFVDKPRFKLGTVFDGITNFELVEEFKKNNVYEKDECSSCWARFYCSGGCAAANYNMCGDVKKSYNVSCELERKRVELAIAAKLYLMEKGIEK
- the scfA gene encoding six-cysteine ranthipeptide SCIFF yields the protein MKHIKVIAKNALSRTVVNGGCGECQASCQSACKTSCTVGNQVCRNKK
- the fba gene encoding class II fructose-1,6-bisphosphate aldolase is translated as MPLVTTKEMFKKAAEGRYAIGAFNVNNMEIIQGIVEAAKEEQAPLILQVSAGARKYAKHVYLVKLVEAALEDSGDLPIALHLDHGEDFEICKACIDGGFTSVMIDGSRLPFEENIALTRKVVEYAHERGVVVEAELGKLAGIEDNVKVAEHEAAFTDPDQAAEFVERTGVDSLAVAIGTSHGAYKFKGEPRLDFERLQKIVEKLPKDFPIVLHGASTVLPEFVEMCNKYGGNIPGAKGVPEDMLRKAAELGVRKINIDTDLRLAMTAAIRKHLFEHPDHFDPRQYLKDGREAIKEMVKHKLRNVLGCSGKAPEILEEIRKNRG